In Aquipuribacter hungaricus, the genomic window GCGCACGAGCGCGGTCCGCACGTCCCGCAGGTCGCGCTGGGCTCGGGCGCGGCGTGCGGACCGGACCGCGTCGAGGTCGGCCTCAGGAAAGGCCTGCAGCTGCCGGCTGCGCGTCTCCTCCAGGTCGGTGAGCTGCCGGAGCAGGTCGGCGTCCGGAGCCGTGGGCGGGGTCGGGGTCGGACGGGAGAGCGGGGTCGGGTGGGTGAGCGGGGTCGTGGTCATGGTCGGTCCTTCGGTGACGGCCCGCCCCGGGCTACCGGGGGAGCAGGAATCGCCAGCAGCCCGAGGGGCTGCTGGTCGTGGTCGTCAGATCAGGACCGGGCGGGCGGGGCGCGGTCGATGCTGCGGCGCAGCACGTCCAGACCGCGGGTGCCGCGAGCGTCCTCGCTCAGCTCGACGGCGAGCAGGGCCGCACCCGAGGGCACGTGCGAGGGCATGTGGACGTGGCCGGCGGCCGCCGGCTGCACAATGTCCCCACGTCCCCACACGATCCGGACCATAACAGCGTCCGTGCTGGGCGCCACAAGGTTCCTCCAGCCCACGGCGGACCTCGTGCCCCGGCGGCTGCTCGGTGTGTCGCCACCTGGTGGACCCGACCTTCGCGGCGGGGTCCGGGGTCCGGGGTCCGGGGTCCGGGGTCCGGCCCCGGCGCTTGCCGTTCGCTCGCGTGACGGTGCCGTCGTCTGCGCCGGGGACCCGCCCTCGGTCATCCGACGGCTGAAACGGACTCTGCGACCACGACGAGCTGGTCGAGGTACGGGGCGTAGGCGTCGGTGTCGATCTCGACGTCGTAGACCTCCTCGATGCCCTCGGCGTCCAGGCTGCGGATCGTGCCGACGACCCGGACGGGGTCGCCGGCTCGCAGGTCGAGGTCGGCGCCGGGAACGAGCACCAGGACCTGCTCCTGGTCCGTGCCGTACCCCAGGTCGTCGTCGCCCGTGAAGAACGCGTCCTTGTCCAGCTGGTCCAGGTCGGTGTAGGCCGGTGCCGCCCCGGGGCTCGGCGGGGTGAGGTCGTCCGGGACGCCCGGCTCGACGCCGTCCTTATCCATGCGGAAGGCGTTGTTGTCGAGGACCTCGGTGACCTCGCCGATGCTGGTGACCTCCAGGCCCAGCATCCCGTTCGGGTCGGGGCCGGCGCCGAGCTGGGCCCGGGTCGCGCCCAGCGACTCGTCCTGTCCCGCGTCCTCGGCGCAGCCGACGGCCGTCAGCGCCACGGCCGCGGCAGCCGCCGTGGCGGCCCACCCCTGCCGTGCCGTGCTCCGTCGGGCCGGCAGCAGGGCCATCGGGCGGCGGCGGGACGCGTGATCAGGTCTGGGCATGAGGTCACGTTGCCCGTTGTGCCTGTGAGCGACCTGGCACGCGTCCGGCTTCTGCCGTGCAGCCCGTCCCCTCGGCGGTGGGCTGTCGAGCTGGTCAGGTGGCGGTGACGCCCGGTGTAGGTGTCCCGGGCG contains:
- a CDS encoding TraR/DksA family transcriptional regulator produces the protein MTTTPLTHPTPLSRPTPTPPTAPDADLLRQLTDLEETRSRQLQAFPEADLDAVRSARRARAQRDLRDVRTALVRLAEGRYGICTGCDQPISAERLEARCWTTTCVDCAGRAAR